A window of Juglans regia cultivar Chandler chromosome 7, Walnut 2.0, whole genome shotgun sequence contains these coding sequences:
- the LOC108996456 gene encoding common plant regulatory factor 1-like — MGNNEEGKSTKSEKSSSPVTPDQTNQTNIHVYPDWAAMQAYYGPRVTLPPYYNSTVTSGHAPHPYMWGPPQPMMPPYGAPYAAIYPHGGVYAHPAVPLGSHSHGQGVPLSPAAVTPLSIETPTKSGNTDRGLMKKLKEFDGLAMSIGNGTAESADGGAEHRLSQSSETDGSSDGSDGNTARPNQTRRKRSRDGTPTGSEGKTEMQASHTSAKEVSVAPNKTSGATVTPGSVSGNLVGSVVSPGMATALELRNTSNINTKTTTTSVPQSCSVLPSEAWMPNERELKRERRKQSNRESARRSRLRKQAETEELALKVDSLTAENTAIKSEIGLLTENSDKLKLENAKLMEKLKNAQLGQTEEIILNRIEDKRALPVSTENLLSRVNNSGAVDRSTEEKSDMYENSSNSGAKLHQLLDTSPRADAVAAG, encoded by the exons ATGGGAAACAATGAAGAGGGAAAGTCTACCAAGTCTGAAAAGTCGTCTTCACCAGTAACACCG GATCAAACTAATCAGACTAATATTCACGTCTATCCTGATTGGGCAGCCATGCAG GCATATTATGGTCCCAGAGTCACTCTTCCACCATATTACAACTCCACTGTGACCTCAGGTCATGCTCCTCACCCATATATGTGGGGCCCACCCCAG CCCATGATGCCACCTTACGGGGCACCTTATGCTGCAATCTACCCACATGGAGGGGTTTATGCACATCCTGCAGTTCCTCTT gGATCGCATTCACATGGTCAAGGGGTTCCATTGTCGCCTGCT GCAGTAACTCCTTTGAGCATAGAAACTCCTACAAAGTCGGGAAATACAGATCGGGGtttaatgaagaagttgaaAGAGTTTGATGGACTTGCAATGTCAATAGGCAATGGTACTGCTGAGAGTGCTGATGGTGGGGCTGAACATAGGCTGTCACAGAG TTCAGAGACTGATGGTTCCAGCGATGGAAGTGATGGGAACACTGCCAGG CCAAATCAAACCAGAAGGAAAAGAAGCCGCGATGGAACACCAACTG GCAGTGAAGGCAAGACTGAGATGCAAGCCAGTCATACTTCTGCTAAGGAGGTAAGTGTAGCTCCCAACAAGACCTCTGGTGCAACTGTCACTCCTGGTAGTGTTTCTGGAAATTTGGTTGGAAGTGTTGTTTCTCCGGGCATGGCCACAGCATTGGAGCTCAGGAACACTAGTAACATAAATACCAAGACAACAACTACAAGTGTCCCACAGTCCTGTTCAGTATTGCCTTCTGAAGCGTGGATGCCG AATGAAAGAGAGCTGAAACGAGAGAGGAGGAAACAGTCTAATCGTGAATCAGCTAGAAGGTCCAGGTTGAGGAAGCAG GCTGAGACTGAAGAACTTGCACTTAAAGTCGACTCCTTGACTGCTGAGAATACAgcaataaaatctgaaataggTCTATTGACAGAAAACTCAGATAAACTGAAGCTAGAAAATGCTAAATTAATG GAGAAACTGAAAAATGCTCAATTAGGACAGACAGAAGAGATCATTTTGAACCGAATTGAGGACAAGAGGGCCCTGCCTGTTAGTACAGAGAACCTCCTGTCAAGGGTTAATAATTCAGGTGCGGTTGATCGGAGCACCGAGGAAAAGAGTGACATGTACGAGAACAGCTCAAACTCTGGTGCCAAGCTCCATCAACTATTGGACACAAGTCCAAGGGCAGATGCCGTGGCTGCTGGCTAA